The DNA segment CTCCACGCCCGAGATGTTCGAGTCTTCTTTCGACGTCGGCACCGATTGAATCCGGATCGGATCGTTCGGGTCGTCGACATCGATGAGCGAGAAGTAGTAGGGCGGGATGGCCGTCCGATACTTCGCTTCGAGCGCTTCGAGCGCTTTCACTTCTTCGGGGGGCAGGCGGATCAGTTCGGCCAATTGGGTGGCCGAGCGAATGGCATGCTGCCGCTGCCAGCGCCAGTCTTCCCACTGCTCGTCGGGCACATCTTTCCAGAACGGATGCCGGCGGCCGCTGGCAATGCTGGAAGACGCTTGCGGCAACGGTTGCTGCTGCGGCTGCTCGTGCGATTGCAAATCTGCAACTGTTGTCGAGCTCGCGGGCGGTACGCCGGCTGGCGGGGATCCTCCGGCGGATGCTGGCAAGCTTGACCGGCGAGCCTTCGAAAGCGGCTGCGGCGGAGATTTGCGAGACGATTTGCTTGCCGAGGCGGAGGTGCTCGAAGAAAGGGCTGATTGCGGAAACGGCGAACTCGGAGGCTCGGCATCGCTTCCGGCGTCGGGAGAGAATTCCGTACCCGGAGGGTCTTCGGTTCGAGCGACAATCGAGTCCGACACGGAGGTGGCCGAATCCGAAGTCGCGGTTGAACCGGCGTTTTGCTCGTTCATTTTCAGAGGCTTGAAAGCCTCCTCCATCATGGAATGTTGGCCTCGACGGCCATGTTGTCGAGGTCGATGCTACCATCTAGCGCGCTGTATACCAGCGCATGAAAAAAACTACAAGTGGTTTTCGCAAAAGTAATCGAATCATTGCCGCGCGAACTTGAGCCGAATCGCGAATCGGTCGAAAACCATGCAAAATACACGCCGGTGGGCCGTGAATTCCGGCCAAGCGCGCTGCCTCCCTCGCGAACGCCGTGTGCCACTGGCGCTGCCAGTGTTTTTGTTAGCAGGAACCCTGCGGCGCGCCGCGCCGGCATAGCCAATGGCACTCGGAGGAATTTTGGACACGACCGAGGCGCCGGCGGAAAGAAGGGGGCGGACAAGCCCGCCTAATCGGGCCGGCCCATCCGCCGCAGCAGGCGATAGTGCGAGCGGATGCCGGCGAAGAACGTGTCGTAGGCCTTGTAGTGCAGGCCGAAATCCCGGCAGGTCGCCTCCACCAAAGGGGCAATCGCCGCGTAGTGGATATGGCAGATCCGCGGGAACAAATGATGTTCGATCTGAAAATTCAGGCCACCCACATACCACGAGAGCAACCGATTGCCGCGGGCGTAGTCGACCGTGGTATGAATCTGGTGCACGGCCCAAGCGGTTTGCATGCGGTTGGTTTCGGGTTGGGGCATGGGAAAAGACGCTTCCTCTCCGCAGTGCGGCACCTGAAACACGATGCTCAGGGCCAGCCCTTGCACGAACGACACGGCCACATAACAGCCAAGCGCCTGCCAAAACGAATGCAGCACGAGCGTCGGAATCACCAACGCCAGCATAAAGAACAACGCTTTGCCCGCCAGAAAGACAGCCAGATCGAAGCCTTTCGGCCGTTTGAAACGATGGCCGCCGATGCGGCCCCTCGCGAAATTCACGAAATCGTCGTAGATCTGCCACTTCAGCGGCAGCATGCCGTACAAGGCCCAGAGATAGAATTGTTGCCAACGATGGAAGAAAAAACGCCGTTGGTGCGGCGAAACGCGGCCCATGAAGCCGAGATTGATATCTTCGTCGTGGCCGGTGATATTCGCATAGCTGTGGTGCATGACGTTGTGTTGCTGGTCCCACATATACGAGCTGCCGCCGAGCATGTCGAGCATGCTCGCCATGATTCGGTTGATCCGCGGACTGTCGGAATAAGCGCCATGGCCGCCATCGTGCATGATGTTGAAGCCGATCGCCGCCAGGGCCAGCGATAGCGCAAGGGCCAACGGTACGGCGATCCACCATGTCGGCGCGGCAAAGAGCAGCGCGCCGTACGACGCCGCAAACCACGCGAGAATCACGGCCGTTTTTACGTACATCTGCGGGCAATCGCGCCGCTTCAGGCCGCTGGTCTTAAAATATTCGTCGACGCGCCGTCGCAATTCGTGGTAAAAGTCGTCGGGCCGGGTGAATTTCAATTCTCCCACCGCCGGTCGCACAATCGGCGGCACATCGGTCCGAGTTGGTTCGTGCTTCAAAGTCAAAATCATGTATCGATCCGTCGAGGAAAAGGCAGGGAAAGGTCCGGCAAAAGCGAGACATGGTGCGAATCCTTGCGGCGGGGAGTGCCGGGTACGACATCGCGCGAAAGACTGCGTGGCTTGATTGTGACACAACCGCTTTAAGCTTGTCTACTGGAAAACAACATGCCGCGTCGACCGACTTGTCCGGATAGCGGCTCCTCGCACGCGTGCGGGAAGAAATCGCCGCTGCGCACGCCACCGCTCAGCAGGCAGCCGGGCCGGATGAAATGCGGTAGCAGGCAGCGTGCGGGGGCGACCGCGAATTATTTGCCTGAACTCTGCATCGCCGCCGGGTCGAGCGCGGCGTCGCCCGACACCATTTTCAGTCGGGCCGAATGGAACGTGATTTCGCTCAAATAGGCCCCCAGACCCAATCGCTTGCTGTCCGGCATCACCCAATCGCGTTGGTAACTTAGCGAGGCGTCGTCTCCTTCCCAATGAGGAAAATAGGGCCTGCCGTCGAGCGACACGTCAATGCTCGCCCTATGGTCGGCAAGCAGACGCGTGCGAACGAGGAGTCGATAGCGATGGCCGTTTTCCAGCGTGCCGGGCCGAACGACGATCGGATTATTCGAATTGTTGGCATCATGGCCATCGACCATCATCAGCCCGCTGAGTTCGCCGGACCAGGCGCCGAGCGAGGCGCTGCATCCGTGCGCGTTGGCCGAAAGCAGGGCCACCGCATCGCCCGTTCCCAACGTGCGAGTGAACTCCACCTCAAAATCGTAACCGCCGTTAATGACAACGGGGATTGCAATGCGACTGTCTTCCTTTGAAGTGCAACTTAGCTGGTCTCCCTTTCTCGCCCAATCGCCATTGACGCGATCGCGGGCCGGGTCGACGAGCCCTAGCACATCGACCCATCGATCGCGGGGAAGCGAGCCGGAGCTCGAGGGTTTCTCCAAATCGGCGGGCGAAGCCGACTGAGCATCAACCGTCGCCGGCGCCGCTCCGTCAGCGGTCGCTGTGCCTGAAATCATTCGGAACTGGACGGAATGAAAGGTCGCGACGTTGTTATCCGCCCCGATGCCCAAGTGCTTCGAATCGGGCAATTTCCAGGCCCAATGGTTGTCGAGCACGGCCGGATCGCCTTCCCAGTGCAAGTAGGGCTTGCCATCGAGCAATGCCTCGACGCTGCCTTTATCGCCGCCGTCAACACGCACGTGGATCGTTAGCCGATAGCGATGGCCGTTGTCCAGCGAGCCCGGTTTGATCGAGGTTGGATTCGCGGGATCGCGCGCGTCGTGACCATTGATGGTCATCAGCCCACTGGTTTCTCCCCCGTATGCGCTTAGCGCAAGAACGCAGGGATGCGAACCGACGACGAGCACTGCGGCGATATCGCCGCTTCCAGTGATGCGCGTAAACTCGATTTCGAGATCGTAGCTACCGTCGGCGACAACGGGAACGACGATCCTGCAACACGCACTTGGGGCTGTGGAAATTGCCGCGCCGGCCCGGGCCCAAGTACCTTCGACGCGGTCTTGAGCCAGATCGACCAATTGCAAAATGTCGACCCATTTGCCGACTTCGAATTGCGGCACCGTGGGCGATTTCGTCCCGGGCGGTTTGGTCTCGGCAGCGATTTCGGGCGGATGCTGATCGGCAACGCTCGGCCGAGGCAGATTGGCGACTTCTGCCAGCCGCTTTTCGATGGCAGCCTTTTTCAGCGCCGAAGCGAGATTCGGCATGGCCGCCTGATAAATCTCGGCGGCATGCAGGCGGAGCGATTCGCGGGCGGCCCCGGCATCCTTTTGCGACAAGTCCCACCAGGCATCGGCCAGCGCGACTTGCTGTTCGGCCGTGGGCGATTTTTTCGGTTGCTGCGCTTTTAGCTCCTGCTCGGCGAGCGACTTGAGTTTTTCGTCGCTTCCCTTGGCCAAAAGCGGCAGGCCGCCGGCCCAATCGGCCTTATACAGGCATCGCCATCGGCCGAGCGTCAGGTTGGCGTCCGGGTCGCTGGGATTCTGTTCGTGCGCCGCTTGGGCTTTTTGGGCGGCGGTGTAGATCGAGGCGATGATCCGGATATCGTGGCGACGGCGGGAAAGCCGTTCCTCGGCCTCTTTTCGGGCCGGAATTTGCGACTTGACCGCCGCCCGCTCCGCAGTGGTTCCCAACACCAGCGCCAGATCGTATCGATCCGCCGCGATGGCTTGC comes from the Pirellulales bacterium genome and includes:
- a CDS encoding acyl-CoA desaturase encodes the protein MILTLKHEPTRTDVPPIVRPAVGELKFTRPDDFYHELRRRVDEYFKTSGLKRRDCPQMYVKTAVILAWFAASYGALLFAAPTWWIAVPLALALSLALAAIGFNIMHDGGHGAYSDSPRINRIMASMLDMLGGSSYMWDQQHNVMHHSYANITGHDEDINLGFMGRVSPHQRRFFFHRWQQFYLWALYGMLPLKWQIYDDFVNFARGRIGGHRFKRPKGFDLAVFLAGKALFFMLALVIPTLVLHSFWQALGCYVAVSFVQGLALSIVFQVPHCGEEASFPMPQPETNRMQTAWAVHQIHTTVDYARGNRLLSWYVGGLNFQIEHHLFPRICHIHYAAIAPLVEATCRDFGLHYKAYDTFFAGIRSHYRLLRRMGRPD